From one Montipora capricornis isolate CH-2021 chromosome 10, ASM3666992v2, whole genome shotgun sequence genomic stretch:
- the LOC138021569 gene encoding myosin heavy chain, clone 203-like, whose translation MSQSAWNRNYPVSEADLYGLPDDIGSHKWKDLARALGFHRASIEAIQQEKGNSKECCIEILVRWLRQNGAGATAGKLAEALTKIGLKNLADRFPIKPSDTNRNDKIEETVREFCEELMSFLKKEDSMEKNKARELEDTVSKISNRIKELEEEVSRLETRNDKLQDGEKQKMEDLDARERRIRAKLQKCSNQLETNVTSTLLEVKQDQLKTPVKLEILKILSEDLEDLYIAALDIVSQTCKCTGNLKREFCDFAYHGLWTNHYELVHRVEDLEDTVQEMSEKEKEELRKLKELQVNRQSLEIELEEKWRAVISPPEQLPKNRRTADISGRGERSTDNKKVKRNTDPGARPKQRNVRDKRLQSPKHLSRAKKALRRLRFGTFHYQRLKES comes from the exons GCCAATCAGCTTGGAATCGAAACTACCCAGTGAGTGAAGCTGATCTTTATGGGCTGCCGGATGACATTGGGTCGCATAAGTGGAAAGATTTAGCACGTGCATTGGGATTTCATCGAGCCAGTATTGAAGCCATTCAACAGGAAAAAGGCAACTCTAAGGAATGCTGCATAGAGATCCTTGTTCGCTGGCTTCGCCAGAACGGAGCAGGGGCCACTGCTGGAAAGCTCGCCGAAGCCCTAACGAAGATTGGACTTAAGAATTTAGCTGACAGATTCCCGATCAAACCAAGTGATACAAATCGA AACGACAAAATTGAAGAGACAGTACGTGAATTTTGTGAAGAACTGATGAGTTTCCTGAAAAAAGAG GATTctatggaaaaaaacaaagcgAGAGAGCTAGAAGACACG GTTTCCAAAATAAGCAACAGGATTAAGGAATTAGAGGAGGAG GTGTCGAGGCTGGAAACAAGAAATGACAAATTGCAGGATGGCGAAAAGCAGAAAATGGAG GATCTGGACGCTCGAGAACGTCGGATTAGAGCAAAATTACAAAAGTGCAGCAACCAGCTTGAAACAAACGTAACTTCAACCTTGCTGGAGGTAAAACAAGATCAGTTAAAAACCCCAGTCAAATTAGAGATCTTAAAAATACTCAGCGAGGATTTGGAGGATCTATACATCGCAGCACTGGACATAGTGTCGCAAACTTGCAAATGTACTGGAAACCTTAAGAGGGAATTCTGCGATTTCGCTTACCACGGGCTTTGGACGAACCACTATGAATTGGTTCACAGAGTTGAAGATTTGGAAGACACAGTTCAAGAGATGAGCGAGAAAGAGAAGGAAGAGTTAAGAAAGCTTAAAGAATTGCAAGTGAATCGACAAAGCCTGGAAATAGAATTGGAGGAAAAATGGCGCGCTGTCATCTCTCCG CCTGAGCAACTTCCAAAAAATCGAAGAACAGCAGACATCAGTGGAAGAGGGGAAAGGTCCACGGACAATAAGAAG GTCAAGAGAAACACAGATCCTGGTGCCAGGCCGAAACAAAGAAACGTTCGAGATAAGCGGTTACAAAGTCCGAAGCACCTCTCACGAGCGAAGAAAGCATTGAGGCGCCTCCGATTCGGAAC GTTTCATTACCAACGGTTAAAAGAATCATAG